From a region of the Neobacillus niacini genome:
- the metC gene encoding cystathionine beta-lyase — MSSENYSFETKLLHNQHKVDPATGAVSVPIQHASTFHQFDIESYGKYDYARSGNPTREALEDVIAELEGGTRGFAFSSGMAAISTAFLLLSSGDHIVITDDVYGGTYRMVTQVLTRFGIEHTFVDMTYLDQVKAAIQPNTKAFYVETPSNPLLKVTNIQAVCDLAKKINAITYVDNTFLTPEYQRPLELGADIVLHSATKFLSGHSDVVAGLAVVKDEELGKRLYSLQNSFGAVIGPQDAWLVLRGIKTLHVRLEQSQKSAIKIAEFLADHPLIEEVYYPGLKNHPQHELQKSQAAGPGAVLSFEFKDEQALKVFLSNVKIPVFAVSLGAVESILSYPAKMSHAAMSQEEREKRGIKNSLIRLSVGLENPDDLIHDFSQALHHVKEKLLVLQQGE; from the coding sequence ATGAGTTCAGAAAATTATAGTTTTGAAACCAAGCTCCTTCATAATCAGCATAAAGTCGATCCGGCCACGGGAGCGGTTAGCGTGCCGATCCAACATGCTTCAACCTTCCATCAATTTGATATAGAAAGTTACGGAAAATACGATTACGCTAGAAGTGGAAACCCTACAAGAGAAGCGTTAGAGGATGTTATCGCAGAACTAGAGGGCGGAACGAGAGGCTTTGCATTTTCGTCAGGAATGGCAGCTATTTCAACAGCCTTCCTTCTTCTTTCATCTGGTGACCATATCGTTATTACCGACGATGTGTATGGCGGTACATATCGAATGGTCACTCAAGTACTGACTCGGTTTGGAATTGAACATACCTTTGTAGATATGACATATCTTGATCAGGTAAAAGCGGCCATTCAGCCTAACACCAAAGCATTTTATGTTGAAACACCGTCAAATCCGCTATTAAAGGTTACCAATATTCAAGCTGTTTGTGATTTGGCAAAAAAGATAAACGCTATTACTTATGTAGATAACACTTTTTTAACTCCTGAGTACCAAAGACCTTTAGAGCTTGGTGCAGACATTGTACTCCACAGTGCAACTAAGTTTTTATCAGGACATAGTGATGTCGTTGCAGGTCTTGCGGTTGTAAAGGATGAAGAATTAGGTAAAAGGCTTTATTCCTTACAAAATTCCTTTGGCGCTGTAATTGGACCACAGGATGCATGGCTTGTGCTTAGAGGAATAAAAACCCTCCATGTCAGACTGGAACAGTCACAAAAATCAGCGATTAAAATCGCAGAATTTTTAGCAGATCATCCGTTGATTGAAGAGGTTTATTACCCTGGACTGAAAAATCATCCACAGCACGAGCTTCAAAAAAGTCAGGCTGCTGGACCTGGTGCAGTTTTATCGTTTGAATTTAAGGATGAACAAGCACTTAAAGTCTTTCTTTCCAATGTAAAAATCCCTGTTTTTGCCGTTAGTCTTGGTGCGGTCGAATCCATTCTATCCTATCCGGCAAAAATGTCACATGCAGCTATGTCCCAAGAAGAAAGAGAAAAACGAGGAATTAAAAACAGCCTCATTCGCTTATCCGTTGGCTTAGAGAACCCAGATGATCTCATTCATGACTTTTCTCAGGCTTTACATCATGTGAAAGAAAAACTACTGGTCTTGCAGCAAGGAGAATAA
- a CDS encoding lasso peptide biosynthesis B2 protein has protein sequence MIVNRIRIFFSLKMTTKMLLIEAYILLAWARLIKILPFSKAVPYLGVSMKETSFSYNDGDLKLIRDVSFAINVMSRYTFWESMCLVKAIAGMRMLEKRKVESTIYLGTGKDGDGKMIAHAWLRSGPFFLTGAEEMSRFTVIGKFSKKNSIVSEGN, from the coding sequence ATGATTGTGAATAGGATAAGAATATTTTTTTCACTTAAAATGACAACTAAAATGTTATTAATTGAAGCTTATATTCTACTTGCTTGGGCTCGATTAATTAAAATTTTACCATTTTCTAAGGCTGTCCCTTATTTAGGTGTATCGATGAAAGAAACATCTTTCTCATATAATGATGGAGATCTTAAATTAATTAGAGATGTTTCCTTTGCAATAAACGTAATGAGTCGTTATACCTTTTGGGAAAGTATGTGTCTTGTAAAAGCAATAGCAGGTATGAGAATGTTAGAAAAGCGTAAGGTTGAAAGCACGATTTATCTTGGGACTGGAAAAGACGGAGACGGTAAAATGATCGCACATGCCTGGCTGCGCAGCGGACCTTTTTTCTTAACCGGGGCAGAGGAAATGAGTAGATTTACTGTTATTGGAAAATTCTCGAAAAAAAATAGTATTGTCAGTGAAGGGAACTAA
- a CDS encoding paeninodin family lasso peptide, whose translation MKKEWQKPEIEALDINMTMAGPGIKTPDAAQPDIDEVVHFS comes from the coding sequence ATGAAAAAGGAATGGCAAAAACCAGAAATAGAAGCACTTGATATTAATATGACAATGGCTGGCCCAGGGATTAAAACTCCTGATGCGGCACAACCTGATATCGATGAAGTAGTACATTTCAGTTAA
- a CDS encoding lasso peptide biosynthesis PqqD family chaperone: MIKEKLTLNSRISQENGNIVSNMDGDKVMMNINKGKYYNLHTIGGEIWDLIEKPIYIQQIIDELLAKYNVERLECTEQVLLFLEKLNDEGLIKILAGTRS, encoded by the coding sequence ATGATTAAAGAAAAACTAACACTGAATAGCCGAATTTCTCAGGAGAATGGAAATATCGTTAGTAACATGGATGGAGATAAAGTAATGATGAATATTAATAAAGGGAAATATTATAATCTTCATACAATAGGAGGAGAAATCTGGGATTTAATTGAAAAACCAATATATATTCAGCAAATAATTGATGAGTTGTTGGCAAAATATAATGTTGAGAGATTAGAGTGTACGGAACAGGTACTATTATTTTTAGAAAAATTAAATGACGAGGGACTAATTAAAATACTGGCAGGAACCCGTTCCTAA
- a CDS encoding aldolase, which produces MATKTIKGTIYRAFGLSILSEIPLPEVMDLSEQNGDIDVYIKLDISLPTLWDSLQNEKRKLIVYENLVLFEVPQTAIFGIKDGKNILVCPLKEADFDKIRLYILGTCIGVLLMQRKILPLHGSAVVINNKAYAIIGKSGAGKSTLATAFIKNGYQLLSDDVIAVGFEEGDIPYVMPSYPQQKLWSESMSIFGMETSNYSPLFERETKFSVPIINDFYSNPLPLSGIFELIKTEERNINFRKIEGLERVQTVLRQTFRGSLLNQMGLTGWHFNISLNLINKTPIYQLQRPSKGFTASELLSIILGQINSEGINS; this is translated from the coding sequence GTGGCTACAAAAACGATAAAGGGGACTATTTATAGGGCCTTCGGTTTAAGTATATTAAGTGAAATTCCTCTACCAGAAGTGATGGATCTGAGTGAACAAAATGGGGATATTGATGTTTATATAAAGTTAGATATTAGTTTACCTACATTATGGGATAGTTTGCAAAATGAGAAAAGGAAACTGATAGTCTATGAAAACCTCGTATTATTTGAGGTGCCTCAAACCGCGATTTTTGGGATAAAGGATGGTAAAAACATTCTAGTCTGTCCATTGAAAGAAGCCGATTTTGACAAAATAAGACTATATATTTTAGGTACTTGTATAGGTGTTCTTCTTATGCAAAGGAAAATACTTCCACTGCATGGAAGTGCAGTGGTAATAAATAATAAAGCTTATGCAATAATTGGAAAATCTGGAGCGGGAAAGTCAACATTAGCTACTGCTTTTATTAAGAATGGATATCAACTCTTAAGTGATGATGTAATCGCGGTAGGGTTTGAAGAAGGGGATATTCCTTATGTTATGCCTTCCTATCCTCAACAAAAATTATGGTCAGAAAGTATGAGTATATTTGGGATGGAAACGAGTAATTACAGTCCTTTATTTGAAAGGGAAACAAAATTTTCCGTTCCAATTATAAATGATTTCTACTCCAATCCTTTGCCGTTATCTGGGATTTTTGAACTTATAAAAACAGAGGAACGGAACATTAACTTTCGTAAGATAGAAGGATTGGAAAGGGTACAAACTGTATTAAGACAAACATTTAGGGGTTCTCTTTTAAATCAAATGGGATTAACTGGATGGCATTTTAATATTTCATTAAATTTAATAAATAAGACTCCTATTTACCAATTGCAGCGGCCATCAAAAGGATTTACTGCTTCTGAATTATTATCAATTATATTAGGTCAAATAAACTCGGAGGGAATTAATTCATGA
- a CDS encoding nucleotidyltransferase family protein, whose protein sequence is MDKNFRLELTDFPKELILLLEIMKLEDNDRLQTLKTGNLEDFNWDIFLQQVKHHRVYPTIYLKLRKLNLDWIPTYVINELSLLYKNNTIKMLYLSGEMERISKLLTENKIETLFLKGPILATALYGDLSHRTCSDLDILIPMSKLEEAEKLLLENGYIKDDYIVSVLNDWKWRHHHITFYHPEKKIKLEIHWRLNPGPSKEPKFAALWKRKRLSSLSNSYPIYYLGNEDLFVFLVSHGARHGWSRLRWLIDIVELSKQDLNIREIINLLKKYQSRHLGGQAIILTSELFNINVKNELLELIDGTRSEQLATEALFYIRQMINLHTYPLPLEVDEYHKKHLFSLMSNRQKFFYILSFLYPFAIDMETLPLPKILHFLYFPLRPILLLWRKTRKGVIARRV, encoded by the coding sequence ATGGATAAAAACTTTAGGCTTGAATTAACCGATTTTCCAAAAGAGTTAATTTTGTTGCTTGAAATCATGAAGCTAGAGGATAATGATAGACTTCAAACTTTAAAGACTGGAAATTTAGAAGATTTTAACTGGGACATTTTCCTTCAGCAAGTAAAACACCATCGGGTTTATCCTACTATTTATTTGAAATTGAGAAAATTAAATCTTGATTGGATTCCTACTTATGTAATAAATGAGTTATCGTTATTATACAAAAATAACACCATTAAGATGTTGTATCTGAGTGGGGAAATGGAGAGGATTAGTAAATTATTGACAGAGAACAAGATTGAAACACTTTTTTTAAAGGGCCCAATACTGGCTACAGCATTATATGGGGATTTATCACATCGTACTTGTTCTGATTTGGATATACTTATACCAATGAGTAAATTAGAAGAAGCAGAGAAACTTCTTCTAGAGAACGGGTATATCAAAGATGATTATATTGTTTCTGTTCTGAATGATTGGAAATGGAGACATCACCATATAACTTTTTACCATCCTGAGAAGAAAATTAAATTAGAAATTCATTGGAGGTTGAATCCAGGTCCATCTAAAGAGCCGAAATTTGCTGCCTTATGGAAGAGGAAGAGGTTAAGTTCTCTTTCTAATAGTTATCCCATCTACTATTTAGGGAATGAAGATCTGTTTGTATTTCTTGTTTCGCATGGTGCGAGACATGGCTGGTCAAGACTCCGCTGGTTAATAGATATAGTTGAATTATCAAAACAAGACTTAAATATAAGAGAAATTATTAATCTATTAAAGAAATATCAATCCCGCCATTTAGGTGGTCAAGCAATCATATTAACCTCTGAACTCTTTAATATTAACGTAAAGAATGAATTGCTTGAATTAATAGATGGAACACGTTCAGAACAACTAGCAACAGAAGCTTTGTTTTATATTAGACAAATGATTAATCTTCATACCTACCCTCTTCCGTTAGAAGTCGATGAATATCATAAAAAACACTTATTCTCACTTATGTCCAATAGACAAAAGTTTTTTTATATTTTAAGTTTCCTTTACCCCTTTGCAATCGATATGGAAACTTTACCGTTACCAAAGATTCTACACTTTTTATATTTCCCATTACGTCCAATATTGTTACTTTGGAGGAAAACAAGGAAAGGTGTAATAGCCAGGAGGGTATGA
- a CDS encoding methionine biosynthesis PLP-dependent protein: MVYKIDTKLAQIGNRSDTVTGTVNPPVYFSTAYRHEGIGQSTGFDYTRTGNPTRKLLEQAIADLEGGDQGFACSSGMAAIFTILSLFQSGDEWIVSEDLYGGTYRLLEQGFKKWGLTTQYVNTCNPELIESNITPQTKAIFLETPTNPLMQESDIAAVSEIAKKHGILLIVDNTFYTPLIQQPILLGADIVIHSATKYLGGHNDVLAGLVVAKGKELCEALAFHHNGAGGVLSPFDSWLVMRGMKTLSLRMERHERNAKAIVEYLSNHDGITDVLYPGKGGMVSFRLQDEAWVNPFLQSLSLICFAESLGGTESFITYPATQTHADIPEEVRIQSGVCNRLLRFSVGLEDPSDIVQDLEHALAKLKEGVIG; this comes from the coding sequence ATGGTTTACAAAATCGATACGAAGTTAGCTCAAATTGGTAATAGAAGTGATACGGTTACAGGAACGGTAAACCCGCCTGTTTATTTCTCAACTGCATATCGTCATGAAGGCATCGGTCAATCAACAGGTTTTGATTATACTCGTACTGGAAATCCAACAAGAAAGCTACTTGAACAAGCCATCGCTGATTTAGAAGGTGGCGATCAAGGGTTTGCCTGTAGCTCAGGCATGGCGGCAATATTCACGATACTTTCTCTGTTCCAATCTGGAGACGAGTGGATTGTAAGTGAAGATTTATACGGAGGAACATATAGACTTCTAGAACAAGGCTTCAAAAAATGGGGATTAACAACACAATATGTAAATACCTGTAATCCTGAGTTGATTGAAAGTAACATTACTCCGCAGACAAAGGCAATTTTCCTAGAAACACCAACGAATCCGCTTATGCAGGAATCAGATATTGCGGCTGTTTCAGAAATCGCAAAAAAACATGGAATCTTGCTGATTGTCGACAATACCTTCTACACACCACTCATTCAGCAGCCAATCCTGCTAGGTGCGGATATTGTCATCCATAGTGCAACCAAATACTTAGGTGGTCATAATGATGTTCTTGCTGGTCTTGTTGTTGCCAAAGGGAAAGAACTTTGCGAGGCTCTTGCCTTCCACCATAACGGTGCAGGCGGTGTCTTGAGTCCATTTGATTCCTGGTTAGTAATGCGCGGAATGAAAACATTGTCACTAAGAATGGAAAGACATGAACGCAATGCGAAAGCGATTGTTGAATACCTGTCTAACCATGATGGTATTACAGATGTTCTGTATCCAGGAAAAGGTGGAATGGTATCCTTCCGCTTACAAGATGAAGCATGGGTCAATCCATTCCTTCAAAGTCTTTCACTGATCTGCTTTGCAGAAAGTCTTGGTGGAACTGAAAGCTTTATCACCTATCCTGCAACACAGACACATGCGGATATTCCAGAAGAAGTTCGTATCCAGTCTGGTGTATGCAACCGATTATTACGATTCTCAGTTGGTTTGGAAGACCCATCAGATATCGTTCAAGATCTTGAACATGCACTAGCTAAATTAAAAGAAGGAGTGATTGGGTAA
- a CDS encoding lasso peptide isopeptide bond-forming cyclase — MSAIAGIYHLNDEPINLEHGRRLMKDLEKYPADDIQTWHSDKVFLGCHAQWITPESIGEELPFYDYGRQLAITADAIIDNREELFERLQVHKDDWNKITDSQLILLAYEKWGKESPKYLIGDFAFMIWDERKRILFGARDFSGTRTLYYFYDNNQLTFCTTIKPLLTLPKIRKILNESWLAEFLAIPVNFESVDSFSTIYKGIEQVPPSHSITVENGRLSFNRYCTLSKSGKIYLKSDVDYEEAFRDVFGKAVRSRVRTHRKVGAHLSGGLDSGSVASFAAKELKNSNKLLHAFSYVPVDDFVDFTHKTRVANEKSYIKATVQFVGNINDQYLSFDDRNPFTEIDEWLEIHEMPYKFFENTFWLRGIYEQANLQGIGVLLNGQRGNWTISWGPVLDYYAVLLKKMNWITLYKELSLYSQNMKVNKPRIMKEVRKKAFPSIYNIIQKQEPFHFPKIINPEFAKRTNVLNMLHENGVDISASELPSAYEVRKRQFEKLYYWNTTGTYSSKLSLKYALWDRDPTNDLRVINFCLSVPEDQYVRKGLDRSLVRRSTIDYLPDKVRLNMRSRGVQGADGVHRMTSNWGSFIKELNQLSSNSVIGEYLDLNIIKEATSKIEKEAKPEYAFDFDFRILMRCLIVSRFIKNF, encoded by the coding sequence ATGAGCGCTATTGCAGGTATATATCATTTAAACGATGAACCTATTAACCTCGAACATGGCAGGAGATTAATGAAGGATTTAGAAAAATATCCGGCCGATGATATTCAAACTTGGCATAGTGACAAAGTCTTTCTAGGCTGCCATGCACAATGGATCACACCGGAATCTATTGGAGAGGAATTGCCATTCTATGATTATGGGAGACAATTGGCAATTACAGCAGATGCTATTATCGATAACCGTGAAGAATTGTTTGAAAGATTACAAGTACATAAAGATGATTGGAATAAAATAACTGATAGCCAGTTGATTTTACTTGCTTATGAAAAGTGGGGAAAAGAGTCACCAAAGTATTTGATAGGTGACTTCGCTTTCATGATCTGGGATGAAAGAAAAAGAATACTTTTTGGGGCTAGGGATTTTTCAGGTACCAGAACACTTTATTACTTTTATGATAATAATCAACTTACCTTTTGCACTACTATTAAACCATTACTCACTCTACCAAAAATAAGAAAAATTCTAAATGAATCTTGGCTTGCAGAGTTTTTGGCTATACCAGTTAACTTTGAATCAGTGGACTCTTTCAGTACTATCTACAAAGGGATTGAACAGGTACCTCCATCACATTCTATAACAGTAGAAAATGGACGTTTATCTTTTAATAGATATTGCACACTAAGCAAAAGTGGGAAAATATACTTGAAATCTGATGTGGATTATGAAGAGGCATTTCGTGATGTTTTCGGTAAAGCAGTAAGGAGCAGAGTACGTACGCATCGCAAGGTAGGGGCACATTTAAGTGGTGGGTTAGATTCTGGTTCAGTAGCTTCTTTTGCTGCAAAGGAATTAAAAAACTCCAATAAATTATTGCATGCTTTTAGTTATGTCCCTGTAGATGATTTTGTTGATTTTACCCATAAAACCAGAGTTGCCAATGAAAAATCATATATTAAGGCAACGGTTCAGTTTGTAGGCAACATTAATGACCAATATTTGAGTTTTGATGATCGAAATCCATTTACAGAAATTGATGAGTGGCTAGAAATACATGAAATGCCTTATAAGTTTTTTGAGAATACTTTTTGGTTACGAGGAATTTATGAACAAGCGAATCTACAAGGAATAGGTGTGCTCCTAAATGGACAAAGAGGTAATTGGACAATATCTTGGGGACCAGTACTAGACTACTATGCTGTTTTATTAAAAAAGATGAATTGGATTACTCTTTACAAAGAGTTGTCTCTATATAGTCAAAATATGAAGGTTAACAAGCCAAGAATAATGAAGGAAGTTCGAAAGAAGGCATTCCCGTCTATTTATAATATTATTCAGAAACAAGAACCCTTCCATTTTCCAAAAATAATTAATCCAGAATTCGCAAAAAGAACAAATGTATTAAATATGCTCCATGAAAATGGGGTAGATATTTCTGCCTCTGAATTACCTAGCGCTTATGAGGTTAGGAAAAGACAATTTGAAAAATTGTATTACTGGAATACAACCGGTACATACAGTTCAAAGTTATCATTAAAATACGCCTTGTGGGATCGCGACCCTACAAATGATTTACGGGTTATAAATTTTTGTCTGTCGGTTCCTGAAGACCAATATGTCAGAAAGGGACTAGATAGATCATTGGTTAGAAGATCTACGATAGACTATTTACCTGATAAAGTTAGACTAAACATGCGAAGTCGAGGAGTACAAGGTGCTGATGGGGTTCACCGAATGACTAGTAATTGGGGTAGTTTCATAAAAGAACTAAATCAATTAAGTTCTAACTCTGTAATTGGTGAATATTTAGACTTAAATATAATAAAAGAGGCAACCTCGAAGATAGAAAAAGAAGCAAAGCCAGAGTACGCTTTTGATTTTGACTTCAGAATTCTAATGCGTTGCTTAATAGTATCACGATTTATTAAAAATTTCTAA
- a CDS encoding bifunctional homocysteine S-methyltransferase/methylenetetrahydrofolate reductase — translation MTFLEKLNNQILIGDGAMGTLLYSFGKDSCLEELNLSHSEKIQEIHNAYIKAGADVIQTNTYAANYLKLQRYGLEDSVKAINSAAVQNAKLAAQENAYVLGTIGGNRGIKPSTLSIEELKRSFREQLYCLLLEGVDGILLETFYDLEELETALTIARKETKLPIIAQVSLHEPGILQDQTPINKAFTRLENLGADVIGLNCRLGPHHMLKSLEQIELPKHAYLSAYPNASLPAYTDGKFHYEGDADYFKKSAQSFRQEGVHLLGGCCGTTPAHIQAFAAELKNSVPVTEKVVKLQSKKIVIEHRTAKRDLQPLEQIVKERPSVIVELDTPRKLDTSKFFEGAKALKEAGIDAITMADNSLAQVRISNEALGYLVKQELGMRPLIHIACRDRNIIGLQSHLMGLHTLGMHDVLAITGDPARVGDFPGASSVYDVSSFELIQMIKQLNEGLSFSGKDLGQKTAFSIAGAFNPNVRSVEKAVKRLEKKIEFGADYFISQPVFSEEKLIEVYEHTKHLKAPIYIGLMPLTGSRNAEFLHNEVPGIKIAQSIRDRMAALNDNPLQAAREGIEITKSLIDTALDLFNGIYLITPFLRYELTTELAIYARQRASQIRGNSYVESSI, via the coding sequence ATGACCTTTTTAGAAAAATTAAACAACCAAATTTTAATAGGGGATGGTGCCATGGGCACCCTTCTTTATTCATTCGGCAAGGATAGCTGCTTGGAAGAGTTGAACCTTTCCCATTCGGAAAAAATTCAAGAGATTCATAATGCCTATATTAAAGCTGGTGCGGATGTCATTCAAACCAACACTTATGCAGCGAATTATTTAAAATTACAGAGATATGGTCTCGAGGACTCCGTTAAAGCGATCAACAGTGCCGCTGTCCAGAACGCAAAATTAGCAGCGCAAGAAAATGCTTATGTGCTGGGAACAATCGGCGGTAACCGCGGGATTAAACCTAGTACTTTATCAATAGAAGAATTAAAGCGCAGTTTCCGTGAACAGTTGTACTGTTTATTACTAGAAGGTGTTGACGGCATTCTTTTAGAAACCTTTTATGACCTTGAGGAACTGGAAACGGCCCTTACGATTGCACGAAAGGAAACGAAGCTGCCAATCATTGCCCAAGTCTCTCTTCATGAGCCAGGTATTTTACAAGACCAGACACCGATTAATAAGGCCTTTACCCGTCTTGAAAACCTCGGTGCTGATGTCATCGGCTTGAACTGCAGGCTTGGACCTCATCATATGTTAAAATCACTGGAGCAAATTGAACTGCCTAAACATGCATACCTTTCAGCCTACCCAAATGCGAGTTTGCCAGCTTATACAGATGGTAAATTCCATTATGAGGGGGATGCAGATTATTTTAAAAAATCGGCACAAAGCTTCCGTCAGGAGGGAGTTCATTTGCTTGGCGGCTGTTGTGGAACGACTCCTGCCCATATCCAGGCATTTGCAGCAGAATTGAAAAACAGCGTGCCTGTCACCGAGAAAGTAGTTAAATTACAATCAAAGAAAATCGTCATTGAACATCGTACAGCGAAAAGGGATCTACAGCCTCTTGAGCAAATCGTGAAGGAACGTCCGTCCGTTATCGTAGAATTAGATACCCCAAGAAAGCTTGATACGAGCAAATTTTTTGAGGGTGCAAAGGCGTTGAAAGAAGCAGGAATCGACGCCATAACAATGGCAGATAACTCGTTAGCTCAGGTGAGGATTTCCAATGAAGCTTTAGGTTATCTTGTTAAACAAGAATTAGGGATGCGGCCGCTGATCCATATTGCCTGCAGAGACCGCAATATTATTGGTTTGCAATCACACCTAATGGGGCTTCATACCCTTGGTATGCATGATGTACTCGCAATCACCGGTGACCCTGCCCGTGTCGGAGATTTTCCGGGTGCCTCTTCAGTTTATGATGTATCATCCTTTGAGTTAATTCAAATGATAAAACAATTAAATGAAGGCTTATCATTCTCCGGGAAAGACCTTGGTCAAAAGACAGCTTTTAGTATAGCTGGTGCCTTTAATCCAAATGTCCGTTCCGTAGAAAAAGCCGTGAAACGTCTTGAGAAAAAAATTGAATTCGGTGCTGATTATTTCATTTCACAGCCTGTCTTCTCTGAGGAAAAATTAATTGAAGTCTATGAACATACGAAACACCTAAAAGCACCTATTTACATTGGTTTAATGCCTTTAACAGGCAGCAGAAATGCGGAATTCCTTCATAATGAGGTGCCAGGAATTAAAATCGCTCAATCGATTCGAGACAGAATGGCCGCATTGAACGATAATCCGCTTCAAGCGGCTCGCGAAGGAATTGAAATAACAAAATCTTTAATTGACACAGCACTGGATTTATTCAATGGGATCTATCTAATCACACCATTTTTACGCTACGAACTAACAACAGAATTAGCTATCTATGCCAGACAACGTGCTAGTCAAATTAGGGGGAACAGCTATGTCGAAAGCTCCATTTAA